A stretch of Leisingera sp. S132 DNA encodes these proteins:
- the dxr gene encoding 1-deoxy-D-xylulose-5-phosphate reductoisomerase, with amino-acid sequence MRKISIFGATGSIGQNTIDLIRRAPESYDVVALTGGASIARLAQDAIALRADVAVTAFEDRLPDLRAALEGSGVEAAAGQAALVEAAARPADWVMSAIVGAAGLAPGLEALKHGTTLALANKESLVCAGKLLLETAERHGARLLPVDSEHSAVFQGLAGEDIEAVERIVITASGGAFRDWPLEDLPRASLAQASSHPNWDMGQRITIDSASMFNKALEVIETREYFGVRPEQIEVLVHPESLVHALVGFNDGALMAHLGAADMRHAIGYALHWPARQALPVERLDLARIGQLNFRAPDPARYPALRQAYEVMERGGLMGAAFNAAKEQALDEFIAGRIRFTDMAVVTAAVLERIEAESDLIDAAMTLDNVTRVDHVARKQAAQAAEERIG; translated from the coding sequence ATGCGGAAAATCTCCATCTTCGGTGCCACCGGGTCGATTGGCCAGAACACCATCGATCTGATCCGCCGCGCGCCCGAATCCTACGACGTGGTGGCGCTGACAGGCGGTGCCAGCATTGCCCGGCTGGCCCAGGACGCCATTGCCTTGCGTGCAGATGTGGCCGTGACCGCTTTTGAGGACCGGCTGCCGGATCTGCGGGCGGCGCTGGAAGGCTCTGGCGTGGAGGCTGCTGCCGGGCAGGCGGCTCTGGTCGAGGCGGCGGCACGGCCCGCGGATTGGGTGATGTCGGCGATTGTCGGTGCTGCCGGGCTGGCGCCGGGGCTCGAGGCGCTGAAACACGGCACCACGCTGGCGCTTGCCAACAAGGAATCGCTGGTTTGCGCGGGTAAACTGCTGCTGGAAACCGCAGAAAGGCACGGCGCCCGGCTGCTGCCGGTGGACAGCGAGCATTCGGCGGTGTTCCAGGGGCTGGCGGGCGAGGACATTGAGGCGGTGGAGCGGATTGTCATCACCGCGTCAGGCGGCGCTTTTCGTGACTGGCCGCTGGAGGATCTGCCCAGGGCGAGCCTGGCGCAGGCGTCCTCGCATCCCAATTGGGACATGGGGCAGCGGATCACAATCGACAGCGCGTCGATGTTCAACAAGGCGCTGGAAGTCATTGAAACCCGGGAATACTTTGGTGTGCGGCCAGAACAGATCGAGGTGCTGGTGCATCCGGAATCTCTGGTCCATGCGCTGGTCGGCTTCAACGATGGCGCGCTGATGGCGCATCTGGGGGCTGCTGATATGCGCCATGCCATCGGCTATGCCCTCCACTGGCCCGCGCGGCAGGCTTTGCCGGTGGAGCGGCTGGACCTTGCCCGCATCGGCCAGCTGAATTTCCGCGCCCCCGATCCGGCGCGCTATCCGGCGCTGCGGCAGGCTTATGAAGTGATGGAGCGGGGCGGCCTGATGGGGGCGGCTTTCAACGCAGCGAAGGAACAGGCACTGGATGAATTCATTGCCGGGCGCATCCGCTTCACTGATATGGCCGTGGTGACGGCGGCGGTTCTAGAGCGGATTGAGGCGGAAAGCGACCTCATTGATGCCGCAATGACACTTGATAACGTGACCCGGGTTGACCATGTCGCCAGGAAACAGGCGGCGCAGGCCGCCGAAGAACGCATAGGGTAG